The Plectropomus leopardus isolate mb chromosome 2, YSFRI_Pleo_2.0, whole genome shotgun sequence genome has a window encoding:
- the LOC121949322 gene encoding keratin, type II cytoskeletal 8-like: MMRKAYSVSSSSNSMRRSFAPVSYSVQRSSYGAGAGAGAGAGLGFGAGSGFAMSSMGGSGGYGFGSSSSQAAGTYIPPPITAVTVNQSLLAPLNLEIDPHIQAVRTHEKDQIKTLNNRFASFIDKVRFLEQQNKMLETKWNLLQDQTITRSNIDAMFEAYIANLRRQLDGLGNEKVKLEGELRNMQGQVEDFKKKYEDEINKRAAAENEFVLLKKDVDAAYMNKVELEARADALQDEINFLRAVYEAELRELQSQIKDTSVIVEMDNSRNLDMDAIVAEVRAQYEDIANRSKAEAETWYKQKYEEMQTSAGQYGDDLRTTKAEISELNRMIARLQNEIEAVKGQRASLEAQIAEAEERGELAVKDAKLRIKDLEDALQRAKQDMARQVREYQELMNVKLALDIEIATYKKLLEGEESRLASGGSNATIHVQQTSGGAGFSSSSSSGGFGYGGASLSGGYGMPGTITKSSVTTTSSMRRY, encoded by the exons ATGATGAGGAAGGCATACTCAGTCTCAAGCTCTAGCAACAGCATGAGGAGGTCCTTTGCACCAGTCAGCTACTCCGTACAAAGATCCAGTTATGGTGCTGGAGCTGGTGCGGGTGCTGGTGCTGGTCTTGGTTTTGGTGCTGGTTCTGGATTTGCCATGTCTTCAATGGGGGGTTCTGGTGGCTATGGCTTTGGTTCTTCTTCAAGCCAAGCCGCAGGCACCTACATCCCTCCACCCATCACAGCTGTCACAGTCAACCAGAGTCTGCTGGCCCCTCTGAATCTGGAGATCGACCCCCACATCCAGGCTGTCCGCACCCATGAGAAGGACCAGATCAAGACCCTCAACAACCGCTTTGCCTCTTTCATCGACAAG GTCCGTTTcctggagcagcagaacaagaTGCTGGAGACAAAATGGAACCTCCTTCAGGACCAGACCATCACCCGCTCCAACATTGATGCAATGTTCGAGGCCTACATTGCAAACCTGCGCAGACAGCTCGACGGACTGGGCAATGAGAAGGTCAAGCTGGAGGGAGAACTGAGGAACATGCAGGGCCAGGTTGAGGACTTCAAGAAGAA GTATGAAGATGAAATCAACAAACGTGCAGCTGCAGAGAACGAGTTTGTGCTCCTGAAGAAG GATGTTGATGCTGCCTACATGAACAAGGTGGAGCTGGAGGCCAGGGCCGATGCTCTTCAGGATGAGATCAACTTCCTCAGGGCCGTCTATGaggct GAGCTTCGTGAGCTGCAGAGCCAGATCAAGGACACCTCTGTCATCGTGGAGATGGACAACAGCCGTAACCTGGACATGGATGCTATTGTGGCTGAAGTGCGTGCTCAGTATGAGGACATTGCCAACCGCAGCAAGGCTGAGGCTGAGACCTGGTACAAACAGAAA TATGAGGAGATGCAGACCTCTGCTGGACAGTATGGTGATGACCTGCGCACAACCAAGGCTGAGATCTCTGAGCTGAACCGCATGATCGCCCGTCTCCAGAATGAGATTGAGGCTGTCAAGGGACAG AGGGCTAGCCTTGAGGCTCAGATCGCAGAGGCTGAGGAGCGTGGTGAATTGGCAGTTAAGGATGCCAAGTTACGCATCAAGGATCTAGAGGATGCTCTGCAGAGAGCCAAGCAGGACATGGCCCGCCAGGTGCGCGAATACCAGGAGCTGATGAATGTCAAGCTGGCCCTGGACATTGAAATCGCTACCTACAAGAAACTGCTGGAAGGAGAGGAGTCCAG ACTGGCAAGCGGAGGCTCAAATGCAACCATCCACGTGCAGCAGACATCAGGAGGTGCAG gattctccagctccagctccagtgGTGGATTTGGCTATGGTGGCGCCAGCTTGTCTGGTGGTTATGGTATGCCTGGTACCATTACCAAGTCCTCGGTTACAACAACCAGTTCCATGAGACGGTATTAA